In a genomic window of Psychrobacter ciconiae:
- the aadA1 gene encoding ANT(3'')-Ia family aminoglycoside nucleotidyltransferase AadA1 — protein MREAVIAEVSTQLSEVVGVIERHLEPTLLAVHLYGSAVDGGLKPHSDIDLLVTVTVRLDETTRRALINDLLETSASPGESEILRAVEVTIVVHDDIIPWRYPAKRELQFGEWQRNDILAGIFEPATIDIDLAILLTKAREHSVALVGPAAEELFDPVPEQDLFEALNETLTLWNSPPDWAGDERNVVLTLSRIWYSAVTGKIAPKDVAADWAMERLPAQYQPVILEARQAYLGQEDRLASRADQLEEFVHYVKGEITKVVGK, from the coding sequence ATGAGGGAAGCGGTGATCGCCGAAGTATCGACTCAACTATCAGAGGTAGTTGGCGTCATCGAGCGCCATCTCGAACCGACGTTGCTGGCCGTACATTTGTACGGCTCCGCAGTGGATGGCGGCCTGAAGCCACACAGTGATATTGATTTGCTGGTTACGGTGACCGTAAGGCTTGATGAAACAACGCGGCGAGCTTTGATCAACGACCTTTTGGAAACTTCGGCTTCCCCTGGAGAGAGCGAGATTCTCCGCGCTGTAGAAGTCACCATTGTTGTGCACGACGACATCATTCCGTGGCGTTATCCAGCTAAGCGCGAACTGCAATTTGGAGAATGGCAGCGCAATGACATTCTTGCAGGTATCTTCGAGCCAGCCACGATCGACATTGATCTGGCTATCTTGCTGACAAAAGCAAGAGAACATAGCGTTGCCTTGGTAGGTCCAGCGGCGGAGGAACTCTTTGATCCGGTTCCTGAACAGGATCTATTTGAGGCGCTAAATGAAACCTTAACGCTATGGAACTCGCCGCCCGACTGGGCTGGCGATGAGCGAAATGTAGTGCTTACGTTGTCCCGCATTTGGTACAGCGCAGTAACCGGCAAAATCGCGCCGAAGGATGTCGCTGCCGACTGGGCAATGGAGCGCCTGCCGGCCCAGTATCAGCCCGTCATACTTGAAGCTAGGCAGGCTTATCTTGGACAAGAAGATCGCTTGGCCTCGCGCGCAGATCAGTTGGAAGAATTTGTTCACTACGTGAAAGGCGAGATCACCAAGGTAGTCGGCAAATAA
- the sat2 gene encoding streptothricin N-acetyltransferase Sat2: MKISVIPEQVAETLDAENHFIVREVFDVHLSDQGFELSTRSVSPYRKDYISDDDSDEDSACYGAFIDQELVGKIELNSTWNDLASIEHIVVSHTHRGKGVAHSLIEFAKKWALSRQLLGIRLETQTNNVPACNLYAKCGFTLGGIDLFTYKTRPQVSNETAMYWYWFSGAQDDA, from the coding sequence ATGAAGATTTCGGTGATCCCTGAGCAGGTGGCGGAAACATTGGATGCTGAGAACCATTTCATTGTTCGTGAAGTGTTCGATGTGCACCTATCCGACCAAGGCTTTGAACTATCTACCAGAAGTGTGAGCCCCTACCGGAAGGATTACATCTCGGATGATGACTCTGATGAAGACTCTGCTTGCTATGGCGCATTCATCGACCAAGAGCTTGTCGGGAAGATTGAACTCAACTCAACATGGAACGATCTAGCCTCTATCGAACACATTGTTGTGTCGCACACGCACCGAGGCAAAGGAGTCGCGCACAGTCTCATCGAATTTGCGAAAAAGTGGGCACTAAGCAGACAGCTCCTTGGCATACGATTAGAGACACAAACGAACAATGTACCTGCCTGCAATTTGTACGCAAAATGTGGCTTTACTCTCGGCGGCATTGACCTGTTCACGTATAAAACTAGACCTCAAGTCTCGAACGAAACAGCGATGTACTGGTACTGGTTCTCGGGAGCACAGGATGACGCCTAA